A stretch of the Agromyces larvae genome encodes the following:
- a CDS encoding sensor histidine kinase produces MRAFRRPPAEASAAGPFTEFDARRLDPIRTYLVRHPAVMDVVVATLFLIPSSVNAVLIALGHAEAPEWSGWVLVGIALAAFAVLLRRRREPVLIAGAITVLGVVAIAITGDSGSLELAAAFTMYAVASSRRPSVAWVTLGVQALTLISAAALFLDKTPGGSSRPVELDASTSPAPFSTVLVLGQLIALGIGTGVRSRREHIANLIDRANALARDRERQSQLAAAAERARIAREMHDVVAHSLTVMVALAEGVRAAANDPPLAEVALDALTETGRSALDDMRRVLGVLRDPDAEVPFAPERAVGLDDLMARFRAAGLPVRLVLRGDVPAGAVPARDAADRIVQEALTNALRYAPDTSAIMVEVSRRDERRRGGGDWLDVNVIDAGPPAGATRPAGVGTGRGIIGMRERAAVHGGSVTAGPEGSGWRVHATLRLDLDPKEIP; encoded by the coding sequence ATGCGGGCGTTCCGGCGCCCTCCGGCCGAGGCGAGCGCGGCCGGACCGTTCACCGAGTTCGATGCCCGCAGGCTCGATCCGATCCGCACCTACCTCGTCCGGCATCCGGCCGTCATGGACGTCGTGGTCGCAACGCTCTTCCTCATCCCGTCGTCGGTCAACGCGGTGCTCATCGCCCTCGGGCACGCGGAAGCGCCCGAGTGGAGCGGGTGGGTGCTGGTCGGCATCGCGCTGGCCGCGTTCGCCGTGCTGCTTCGGCGGCGTCGGGAGCCGGTGCTGATCGCCGGCGCGATCACGGTGCTCGGCGTCGTCGCGATCGCGATCACGGGCGACTCGGGCAGCCTCGAACTCGCGGCCGCGTTCACCATGTACGCCGTTGCGTCCTCGCGCCGGCCCTCGGTCGCCTGGGTGACGCTCGGCGTGCAGGCGCTCACCCTGATCAGTGCGGCGGCCCTGTTCCTCGACAAGACTCCCGGCGGGTCGTCGCGCCCGGTCGAGCTGGATGCCTCCACCTCCCCCGCCCCGTTCAGCACCGTGCTCGTGCTCGGTCAGCTGATCGCGCTCGGCATCGGCACCGGCGTTCGCAGCCGACGCGAGCACATCGCCAACCTCATCGACCGCGCCAACGCGCTCGCCCGCGACCGCGAACGTCAGTCGCAGCTCGCGGCAGCGGCGGAACGGGCGCGGATCGCACGCGAGATGCACGACGTGGTCGCCCATTCGCTGACCGTCATGGTGGCGCTGGCCGAGGGCGTCCGCGCGGCGGCGAACGACCCGCCCCTGGCCGAGGTCGCGCTCGACGCCCTCACCGAGACCGGCCGGTCGGCGCTCGACGACATGAGACGGGTGCTCGGCGTGCTCCGCGATCCGGACGCCGAGGTTCCGTTCGCCCCCGAGCGCGCCGTCGGCCTCGACGACCTGATGGCCCGGTTCCGCGCCGCGGGGCTGCCCGTGCGACTCGTCCTGCGCGGCGACGTGCCGGCCGGAGCCGTGCCCGCACGCGACGCGGCCGATCGCATCGTGCAGGAGGCGCTGACCAACGCGCTCCGCTACGCGCCCGACACCTCGGCGATCATGGTCGAGGTGAGCCGGCGTGACGAGCGTCGGCGCGGCGGCGGCGACTGGCTCGATGTGAACGTCATCGACGCAGGCCCGCCGGCCGGCGCCACCCGTCCCGCGGGGGTCGGCACCGGACGCGGCATCATCGGCATGCGGGAGCGTGCCGCGGTGCACGGCGGCAGCGTCACCGCCGGCCCCGAAGGCAGCGGCTGGCGCGTGCACGCCACCCTGCGTCTCGACCTCGATCCGAAGGAGATCCCGTGA
- a CDS encoding ABC transporter permease subunit yields MSALDVPAAEPRIRLTFPGIARSEWIKLRTVRSTVWIAAVTFGVMVGLATFLSWGINGIADTSEQPIPSATILTAGVTLAQLTLGVLGVLLVTGEYANGSIRATLSAVPRRPSVLAAKTIVAGLTTLVLAAVSVGAAFLASQPILATGGTAIDLADGEQVRAIVGGVLYLTLVTLFSVGIGAIVTHTAGAICVVVGVFFALPILVQVVQAIVGLDWLGQIHGYLPSVAGQQIMTVGGSGGFGSSLDPWAGLAVLAGYAALSLVTAFWVFNRRDD; encoded by the coding sequence ATGAGCGCCCTCGACGTTCCCGCCGCCGAGCCCAGGATCCGTCTCACCTTCCCGGGCATCGCCCGTTCGGAGTGGATCAAGCTGCGCACGGTGCGCTCGACGGTGTGGATCGCCGCCGTGACGTTCGGCGTCATGGTCGGCCTCGCGACGTTCCTGTCATGGGGCATCAACGGCATCGCCGACACCAGCGAACAGCCCATCCCGTCGGCCACCATCCTCACCGCAGGCGTCACCCTCGCCCAGCTCACCCTGGGGGTGCTGGGGGTGCTGCTGGTGACCGGCGAGTATGCGAACGGGTCGATCCGCGCGACGCTCTCGGCGGTGCCGCGGCGCCCGTCCGTGCTCGCCGCCAAGACGATCGTCGCCGGGCTCACGACCCTGGTGCTGGCCGCCGTCTCGGTCGGAGCCGCATTCCTCGCCTCGCAACCGATCCTCGCGACCGGGGGCACCGCGATCGACCTCGCGGACGGCGAGCAGGTCCGCGCGATCGTCGGCGGGGTGCTCTACCTGACGCTGGTGACGCTGTTCTCGGTGGGCATCGGTGCGATCGTGACGCACACCGCGGGCGCCATCTGCGTCGTGGTCGGCGTGTTCTTCGCGCTGCCGATCCTCGTGCAGGTCGTGCAGGCGATCGTGGGCCTCGACTGGCTCGGGCAGATCCACGGGTATCTTCCGAGCGTCGCGGGTCAGCAGATCATGACGGTCGGCGGCAGCGGCGGGTTCGGCAGTTCGCTCGACCCCTGGGCCGGTCTCGCCGTGCTCGCGGGCTACGCGGCACTGTCGCTCGTGACCGCGTTCTGGGTCTTCAATCGGCGGGACGACTGA